The following proteins are co-located in the Camarhynchus parvulus chromosome 19, STF_HiC, whole genome shotgun sequence genome:
- the IFT22 gene encoding intraflagellar transport protein 22 homolog, whose translation MLRAKVLLVGPRESGKSVLANFVSESTEGICSYSPTQGVRILEYEKPNLNGNSKGAACRFELWDCSGDQKFETCWPALMKDSHGVIIIFNPELPSHLKEIEMWYSCFVQQQPLLDSQCLLVAHHKPGSAGDTENLSLAYPLNKLKLIHSNLEEDPEDVRMEFIKYFRSIINIINESREREEMSIIS comes from the exons ATGCTGAGGgccaaggtgctgctggtggggccCCGTGAG TCTGGCAAATCTGTGCTGGCAAACTTCGTGTCCGAGAGCACGGAAGGGATCTGCAGCTACAGCCCCACGCAGGGGGTCAG GATCCTGGAGTATGAGAAACCGAACCTCAACGGCAACAGCAAGGGAGCTGCGTGTCGATTCGAGCTGTGGGATTGCAGTGGTGATCAGAA GTTTGAAACATGCTGGCCAGCTCTGATGAAGGACTCTCATGGTGTAATAATAATCTTCAACCCTGAGCTGCCCAGCCACCTGAAAGAAATTGAGATGTGGTACTCGTGCTTcgtgcagcagcagcctctgcttgACAGTCAGTGTCTCCTGGTGGCACATCACAagcctggcagtgcaggggaCACAGAAAACCTGTCCTTGG cttATCCACTGAACAAGCTAAAATTGATACATTCCAACTTAGAGGAAGATCCTGAAGATGTTCGGATGGAGTTTATCAAGTACTTCAGAAGCATAATCAACATAATAAatgagagcagagagagggaagaaatgtCAATTATCtcataa